One Streptomyces umbrinus genomic window, GTGGTGATGTGCCGGTCGAGCGAGTGCGACTTGTACTGCGTCAGGACGCAGATGCGCAGGATGTCGGCGTTGACGAGGTTGGAGAGTACAAAGTCCACGAGGCGGTACGTGCCGCCGAAAGTCACCGCGGGTTTCGCCCGGTCGGCGGTCAGGGGCATCAGCCTCTTGCCCTCGCCGCCCGCCAATACGATTCCCAGTACCGAAGGTCCACCGCGTCGCATGCCGCCGCCCCTCTACCGCCCGGTTCGGGCCACGTTCTTGAACTACACCTGCCAGAGGACTACCCCCGTGAGAGGGTGATCCGCGCCCGCGGACTACCCCTGTTTGAGGATTTCCTCGTACAGCTGGACGGTTCGCCGGGCCACCGCGTCCCAGCCGAACTCCCGCACCGCCCGTTCCCGTCCCGCCTCGCCCATGCGCCGGGCGGCCTGCGGATCGGCGAGCAGCGAGTCGAGGGCACGCGCGAGCTGCGCCTCGAAATCGTCCTCGACGGACACCAGCAGCCCGGTCTCGCCGTCCGCGACGACCTCGGGAATCCCGCCCACCCGCGAGGCCACGACGGCAGTGCCGCAGGCCATCGCCTCCAGGTTGACGATGCCCAGGGGCTCGTACACCGAGGGGCAGACGAACACGGCGGCGTGCGTGAGCAGTTGGATCACATCCGGACGCGGCAGCATCTGCGGGATCCAGTGCACGCCCTCCCGGACGCCGCTGAGCTCCTGGAACAGGTCGCGGAACTCCTGGTCGATCTCCGGTGTGTCGGGGGCTCCCGCGCAGAGGACGACCTGGGCGGCCGGGTCGATGTCCCGGACCGCGCGCAGCAGATGGGGCACGCCCTTCTGCCGGGTGATGCGGCCGACGAACAGGACGTACGGGCGGTCGAGGTCGAGGCCGATGCGGTCGATCACGTCCGTGCCGTGGTCCGGCGCGTAGAGGGAGGTGTCGATGCCGTTGTGCACGACGCGCACCTTCGCCGGGTCCAGGGAGGGGTAGCAGCCGAGGATGTCCTCGCGCATGGCCGTGGAGACGGCGATCACGGCGTCGGCGGCTTCGATGGCGCTGCGCTCGGCCCAGCTGGAGAGGGCGTAGCCGCCGCCGAGCTGCTCGGCCTTCCAGGGGCGCAGCGGCTCCAGGGAGTGTGCGGTCATGACATGCGGGATGCCGTACAGCAGCTTCGCCATGTGGCCCGCGAGGTTGGCGTACCAGGTGTGCGAGTGGACGAGTTCGCGGCCTTCGAGGGCGGCGGCGATGGCGAGGTCCACGGAGAAGGTGCGCAGCGCGTCGTTCGCGCCGTCGAGCGTGGGCCAGGGCCGGTGGCGTACGACTCCGCCCGCGGCGCCCTCGCCCCAGCAGTGCACGTCCAGGTCGGTGAGGGGCCTCAACTCCCGGGCGAGGAACTCGACGTGAACCCCCGCACCGCCGTACACATCCGGCGGGTACTCCCGGGAAAGCAGTCCCACACGCACCCGGAACCCCCTGTCTCAGCGGCTGGTTCCCACATGGTCACCCAGAAGTGGCCCTTGGGGAAGACCGCGAGGCAAGGCACGCCTCAGGGCTCGGCACCACCGTGCTCGGAGCGACCCCTCCGTGCTCAGAGTCTGCGAGGCGGGCGCACGAAGCAGCAGTCGCCGCATACGCCCCCGCCGGGCACCCGGTAGTAGAGGCAGCAGCTGCGCCGCCGGAACGCCGTGCCGTTCAGGGTGCCGGTGTCCCGCAGGTCGGGGTGATCGAGGAGTTCGGCGGCGAGTGAGCGGCCTCTGTCGCCCACCTCCGGGTGGCCGTTGGCGCGGGCCCAGCGGTCGAGTTCGCGTGCGGCGCCCGCGAGAGCGGAGGCCGCGTTGCCCCACAGCAGCCCCGCGGAGACGGGCTGCCGGGCCCGCAGCGCCGCCGCGAGGGGTTCGAGATGGCCGTCCTGTACGACCTGCCGGACGGTGGCCGCGTCGCCGGGCAGGGCGCGTGTCTCGGCCAGCCACAGGTCGTCGGGCGCGCTGCCGTCCGCGTCCCAGCGCAGCAGCCGGGCGTCGAGGTCGGGAATCTGTCCGTAGAGGGCGGCCGCGCCCAGGGCCACCGACCAGAGCCGGGCGGCGAGTCCCTGCTGCATCACCGAGACCCCGATACGCGTCTCGGGCGCGTCCAGCAGCCGTACGACCTTACGGACACGGAAAGTGAGCGGATCCGACCCTTCGGTGACACTCCGTATCCCATACGCCTCCGCGAGGGTCGGCAGCGACGGCCGTCCCGTGCGCAGGGCGAAGAAACCTTCGAGAGAGGCGAGTCGATTGAGATCCGGATCGAGGTTCACGGAGACCAAGTACACCAAGGGGGCATAACGGAGCCACTAGGGGGGTTGTACCCGGTGTCACCCGACCTGGGGAGGACTAGGCCCAAGACGTACTCCATCGGCAGTAGGACCCAATGACTGCTCAGGTACGACGACACGGGCGCTTTCAAAAGGGATCGTATTAACCATGGAAGCCGACCGATCGCCGCACCGGACTCCCCGCCTTCGGGAGAACGTCCGTCACATGCAGAGGAGGAGCGACACATGAACGCACTCGTGCTGTCTGTGCTGCTCTCTCTCGTCTCCGCCGTCGCGTACGCCGGCGGAGCGATCGTGCAGGAACGGGTCGCGGCGAACACGCCCGGCACGACGTACGCACCCATGCGCCAGCTCGCCTGGTGGATCGCGGTCGGCCTCAACGCCCTCGGCGGGCTGCTGCACGTCGTGGCGCTCGCCTACGGACCGCTCAGCCTGGTCCAGCCGCTGGGCGCGCTGACCATCGTCTTCGCGCTTCCCATGGCTGCCGTCTTCGTACGCCGCAGGGCCGGTGCGACGGCCTGGCGCGGCGCGATCATGGCGACGGTCGGCCTGGCCGGTCTGCTCGCCCTGGTCGGCACGGCCGACTCGCAGTCCCTGAACAGCACCCAGCGCGTGGTGGTGGCCCTGGTCACCGGCGGTGCCGTGGTGGCCCTGATGATGGCCGCCCGCGCCGTGCACCGGCACCCGGCCGTGCGCAGCGTGCTGCTCGCGACCGCGGCGGGTGTCGCCTTCGGTATGTCGTCGGTGTTCACGAAGACGGTCGCGGTCGACTGGACGGGCGGCGTCTCGCTCGCCGACGTCCCGAGCCTCACCGTGATCGGTGTCCTGGCGACTGCCGGAATGCTCCTGTCGCAGGCCTCCTACCGGGGCGCCGGACTCGCCGCGCCGCTGGCCACGCTGACGGTCATCAACCCCATCGTGGCCGCCGCGGTCGGCATCACGATGTTCGGCGAGACGTTCCGCTACGGCGAGACGGGTACCGCCCTCGCGCTGGGCTGCGGGGTAGTCGCCGCGGGCGGCCTGATCCTGCTCACGACGGAGCGCATCAGCGGTTCGGAGCGTACGGCGCCGGTGTCCGCACCTGCACCCGTGCCCGCCCCGGCAGTGGCCGGAGCGATGACCGACGCGGCCGTCATGACCCGGCCGGGCCCGGCAGCCGAGCCGAGCCACATGGAGGAGCCCGCCGTCGTTCCGCCCGACCGCGTACTACCGGAGCAGCTTGTCCCGGCGGAGCGGCTGGTGGTCTCCGCGGAGGTACGGGACGAGGAGC contains:
- the glgA gene encoding glycogen synthase — protein: MRVGLLSREYPPDVYGGAGVHVEFLARELRPLTDLDVHCWGEGAAGGVVRHRPWPTLDGANDALRTFSVDLAIAAALEGRELVHSHTWYANLAGHMAKLLYGIPHVMTAHSLEPLRPWKAEQLGGGYALSSWAERSAIEAADAVIAVSTAMREDILGCYPSLDPAKVRVVHNGIDTSLYAPDHGTDVIDRIGLDLDRPYVLFVGRITRQKGVPHLLRAVRDIDPAAQVVLCAGAPDTPEIDQEFRDLFQELSGVREGVHWIPQMLPRPDVIQLLTHAAVFVCPSVYEPLGIVNLEAMACGTAVVASRVGGIPEVVADGETGLLVSVEDDFEAQLARALDSLLADPQAARRMGEAGRERAVREFGWDAVARRTVQLYEEILKQG
- a CDS encoding (2Fe-2S)-binding protein, with translation MVYLVSVNLDPDLNRLASLEGFFALRTGRPSLPTLAEAYGIRSVTEGSDPLTFRVRKVVRLLDAPETRIGVSVMQQGLAARLWSVALGAAALYGQIPDLDARLLRWDADGSAPDDLWLAETRALPGDAATVRQVVQDGHLEPLAAALRARQPVSAGLLWGNAASALAGAARELDRWARANGHPEVGDRGRSLAAELLDHPDLRDTGTLNGTAFRRRSCCLYYRVPGGGVCGDCCFVRPPRRL
- a CDS encoding DMT family transporter, translating into MNALVLSVLLSLVSAVAYAGGAIVQERVAANTPGTTYAPMRQLAWWIAVGLNALGGLLHVVALAYGPLSLVQPLGALTIVFALPMAAVFVRRRAGATAWRGAIMATVGLAGLLALVGTADSQSLNSTQRVVVALVTGGAVVALMMAARAVHRHPAVRSVLLATAAGVAFGMSSVFTKTVAVDWTGGVSLADVPSLTVIGVLATAGMLLSQASYRGAGLAAPLATLTVINPIVAAAVGITMFGETFRYGETGTALALGCGVVAAGGLILLTTERISGSERTAPVSAPAPVPAPAVAGAMTDAAVMTRPGPAAEPSHMEEPAVVPPDRVLPEQLVPAERLVVSAEVRDEEPTREDAFAHAGMFASASARQDSLLPPPGSNGPPPSGDTPDDIEGIDEPSWPRGGYYGLPFLPLLPAPVVIRSSVKS